A single Pseudoalteromonas phenolica DNA region contains:
- a CDS encoding efflux RND transporter permease subunit, with amino-acid sequence MIAWFTRNHVAANLLMIAILFAGLFSLSNKIPLEIFPSFETDRISISMSLRGATPEDVEQGIAIRIEESVQDLEGIKRITSRSSENSASVTVEVESGYDPRNMLADIKSRVDAINTFPADAEKPIVSLAQRRRDVINVTISSDYSELETREFAEQVRDDILRIPGVTQVELDGVRNYEIAIEISQDKLRQYNLTIAQISNLIASSSTDISAGNLKSSGGDILLRSKGQAYRKNEFENIAIKTNSDGSIIRLKDIATILDGFEETPVRTRFDGKQAAFIEVYRIGDQSAIDVADKVKNYIRDAQESLPVGFEMSYWDDDSVIVKNRISTLTSNAIQGGILVLALLTLFLRPSIAFWVFIGIPISFMGAFIAMPIFGISLNIMSLFGFILVLGIVVDDAIVTGENVYTHLKTSESGEMAAIRGTQEVATPVTFGVLTTVAAFLPLAFIEGNRGALFAQIPVVVIPVLLMSLVESKFVLPAHLKYLKLRNEKQNVSKFSLFQQRFADGFEQVILKYYQPVLKKALKYKLATLAGFIGVFFVILTLIMTGWTKFIFFPRIPSETVRANLTMPAGTPFDVTAKYIDLMADKAQLLKDKYIDPDTGESIVIHILATTGGRGGASNVGGVRFEITPPESRNLDIDSRQLVREWRQLIGVIPGAESFTFRAEIGRSSDPIDVQLTGTSLTQLKEAAEKIKTHLSTYPTIFDISDSLSDGKDELRVELTEQGEALGVTRTEISRQIRSAFFGAQVQRIQRGRDDVRVMVRLPLEERSKLTTLNELLIKVPNGGVVPLNHVAELIPGQSPSTIYRIDRYRTVNVVADVEKNNTNMTVLQQELKVYLDNLVAQYPGINHSLEGEAKEQRESFGSLGWALIFVFFIIYALLAIPFKSYIQPLIVMSVIPFGMIGAVVGHWIMCMDLTIMSLLGMLALIGVVVNDSLVLVDYINKQKQQGKSVDIAVLHAGVARFRPVMLTSITTFFGLMPLLFEQQTQAQFLIPMAVSLGFGIIFATLITLILVPVNYMLVERVIGNNK; translated from the coding sequence ATGATAGCTTGGTTTACGCGAAATCATGTGGCTGCAAACCTTTTAATGATTGCAATTTTATTTGCAGGTTTGTTTTCACTATCAAATAAAATTCCACTAGAGATCTTTCCGTCATTTGAAACCGATCGGATCAGCATTTCTATGAGCTTACGTGGTGCAACACCTGAAGATGTTGAGCAGGGCATTGCCATTCGCATTGAAGAGTCTGTTCAAGATTTAGAAGGGATCAAACGTATCACGTCTCGCTCATCTGAAAATTCAGCGAGTGTGACCGTCGAAGTTGAATCTGGTTATGACCCACGAAATATGTTGGCAGACATAAAAAGCCGTGTAGATGCAATTAATACCTTTCCTGCTGATGCCGAAAAACCGATTGTTTCGCTTGCCCAGCGCAGAAGAGATGTGATCAATGTGACGATTTCTTCTGACTACAGTGAGCTTGAAACCAGAGAATTTGCTGAGCAAGTGAGAGATGACATATTACGTATCCCTGGTGTCACACAAGTCGAGTTAGATGGGGTGCGTAATTACGAAATTGCCATCGAAATCAGTCAAGATAAACTCAGACAGTACAACTTAACTATCGCACAGATCTCTAATTTAATTGCCAGTTCAAGTACGGATATTTCGGCAGGTAATCTTAAATCATCAGGCGGTGACATATTACTTCGCTCTAAAGGACAGGCTTATAGAAAGAACGAATTTGAAAACATCGCAATCAAAACCAACAGCGATGGCTCTATAATACGTTTAAAAGACATTGCCACTATCCTTGATGGGTTTGAAGAGACACCGGTCAGAACTCGTTTCGATGGTAAACAAGCTGCATTTATTGAGGTATACCGTATTGGTGACCAAAGTGCCATTGATGTCGCTGATAAAGTTAAAAACTACATAAGAGATGCTCAGGAAAGTCTACCAGTTGGTTTTGAAATGAGTTATTGGGATGACGATTCGGTGATAGTAAAAAATCGAATTTCAACCTTAACGTCTAATGCCATCCAAGGGGGGATCTTAGTCCTCGCGCTTCTTACTTTGTTCTTACGCCCTTCAATTGCGTTTTGGGTATTTATTGGCATTCCCATTTCATTTATGGGTGCGTTCATCGCGATGCCGATATTTGGCATTAGTCTTAATATAATGAGCTTATTCGGTTTTATTCTTGTACTCGGAATTGTCGTTGATGATGCCATTGTGACAGGAGAAAATGTTTACACCCATCTGAAAACCTCAGAAAGCGGTGAAATGGCTGCAATTCGTGGTACACAAGAAGTGGCTACACCAGTTACATTTGGTGTTTTGACTACCGTTGCAGCTTTTTTACCTTTGGCCTTCATAGAGGGAAATAGAGGAGCGTTATTTGCTCAAATCCCCGTGGTTGTTATCCCTGTTTTATTAATGTCGCTTGTTGAGTCTAAGTTCGTCTTACCTGCGCACCTTAAATATTTAAAGCTAAGAAATGAGAAACAAAACGTCAGTAAGTTCAGTTTATTTCAGCAACGATTTGCCGACGGTTTTGAGCAGGTCATTTTAAAGTATTATCAACCCGTGCTTAAAAAAGCTTTAAAATACAAATTAGCGACACTGGCAGGCTTTATCGGCGTGTTTTTCGTGATACTTACGCTCATTATGACTGGTTGGACTAAGTTTATATTCTTTCCTCGCATTCCGAGTGAGACAGTTAGAGCAAATTTAACCATGCCTGCTGGTACCCCATTCGATGTAACAGCAAAATACATCGATTTAATGGCTGATAAAGCGCAACTTTTAAAAGACAAATATATAGACCCTGATACAGGTGAAAGTATCGTCATCCATATACTAGCGACAACAGGTGGTAGAGGCGGCGCAAGTAATGTTGGTGGTGTGCGCTTTGAAATTACGCCGCCAGAATCAAGAAATCTTGATATAGATTCACGTCAACTTGTTAGAGAGTGGCGTCAACTGATTGGTGTGATACCGGGAGCTGAGTCTTTTACATTCAGAGCAGAAATTGGTCGTTCGAGTGATCCTATTGATGTGCAATTAACAGGTACCTCTTTAACTCAGTTAAAAGAAGCTGCTGAAAAGATCAAAACACATCTATCAACTTATCCAACCATATTTGATATTTCAGATAGTCTCAGTGATGGTAAAGATGAATTAAGAGTTGAATTAACGGAGCAAGGTGAAGCTTTAGGCGTAACACGCACTGAAATCTCAAGGCAAATTAGAAGTGCTTTCTTTGGTGCGCAAGTACAACGCATTCAGCGCGGAAGAGATGATGTTAGAGTCATGGTGCGCTTGCCGCTTGAAGAAAGAAGCAAGCTGACAACGCTTAATGAATTACTGATAAAAGTGCCTAATGGTGGAGTTGTACCGCTAAATCATGTCGCAGAGCTTATACCAGGCCAGAGCCCTTCAACGATTTACCGTATTGATAGATACCGTACAGTAAATGTTGTGGCGGATGTCGAAAAGAACAACACCAATATGACGGTGTTACAGCAAGAACTAAAAGTCTATTTAGATAATCTTGTTGCTCAGTATCCGGGGATTAATCACTCATTAGAAGGAGAAGCGAAAGAGCAAAGAGAATCTTTCGGCTCTCTTGGGTGGGCGTTAATATTTGTATTCTTCATTATTTATGCGCTTTTAGCTATTCCTTTTAAATCATACATACAGCCACTCATTGTGATGAGTGTGATTCCATTTGGCATGATAGGCGCGGTTGTAGGGCACTGGATCATGTGCATGGATTTAACCATTATGAGCTTATTGGGTATGTTGGCGCTTATCGGTGTGGTGGTAAACGACTCATTGGTGTTAGTGGATTATATCAACAAGCAAAAACAGCAGGGGAAATCCGTCGACATCGCAGTTTTACATGCAGGCGTTGCGCGATTTAGACCTGTAATGTTAACCAGTATCACAACTTTTTTTGGTTTGATGCCATTGTTATTTGAGCAGCAAACTCAAGCACAGTTTTTGATCCCTATGGCAGTATCACTTGGGTTCGGAATAATTTTCGCGACTTTAATTACTTTAATTTTGGTACCAGTCAATTACATGTTGGTCGAGAGAGTTATAGGCAACAATAAGTAA
- a CDS encoding efflux RND transporter periplasmic adaptor subunit, whose product MNDRKTNLKKAVLPILVVVISAMIILFIVNNKPSNERGRPQASAKILVEGKKLESKEFQVSIASFGVVKPRTQSVLVSQVSGQVSYISDSFRDGGFFEKGELLVKIDERDYQAEVDIAKAALLNAEQSLLEEQARSKQALADWQRLGDGSEANDLVLRKPQLAAQQANVLSAKAKLDKAKLSLERTKIIAPYAGRILSKKVDVGQVVNGNTQLADIYATDYVEVRLPINNRDLAYIDLPEQNRFGQSNTVNTEVLFTSNLIGQQKWRGKLVRTESAIDNNSQQLYVVAQILSPFDSTKNAIKIGQYVNATIKGKTINNALLIPNEAIYQGTYVYVLQKGNLLKRVNIDYNWQNESVTLVQNGLKLGDTLITTPLGQVSSGTPVTLIGDDKGQKKGARKRNRRKKETDADNGENT is encoded by the coding sequence ATGAATGATCGTAAAACCAATTTAAAAAAGGCTGTACTACCGATATTAGTGGTTGTTATTAGTGCCATGATCATACTGTTTATCGTTAACAATAAACCGAGTAATGAAAGAGGCCGTCCTCAAGCAAGTGCAAAAATTCTGGTTGAAGGAAAAAAACTTGAAAGCAAAGAATTTCAGGTTTCTATCGCCAGTTTTGGTGTTGTTAAACCACGCACTCAAAGTGTGCTTGTTTCTCAAGTCTCTGGGCAAGTGAGTTATATCAGTGACAGTTTCCGTGATGGTGGATTTTTCGAAAAAGGTGAGTTGTTGGTAAAAATAGACGAAAGGGATTACCAAGCTGAAGTCGATATCGCCAAAGCTGCATTGCTCAATGCAGAACAGTCTTTACTAGAAGAGCAAGCCAGAAGTAAACAAGCCTTGGCTGATTGGCAAAGGTTAGGTGATGGATCAGAAGCAAACGATCTGGTTCTAAGAAAACCTCAACTAGCCGCTCAGCAAGCAAATGTTTTATCGGCCAAAGCAAAATTAGACAAAGCAAAACTCTCACTCGAACGTACAAAAATCATTGCACCGTATGCAGGTCGAATTTTGTCGAAGAAAGTCGATGTTGGTCAGGTCGTCAATGGTAATACTCAACTTGCTGATATCTATGCAACAGATTATGTAGAAGTGCGATTGCCAATCAATAACCGTGATCTCGCTTATATTGATTTGCCTGAGCAAAACCGATTTGGTCAAAGTAATACTGTTAATACAGAAGTGCTTTTTACTTCTAATTTAATTGGCCAGCAAAAATGGCGAGGCAAGTTAGTGAGAACAGAAAGCGCCATAGATAATAACTCTCAACAGCTCTATGTTGTGGCTCAAATCTTATCACCCTTCGATTCAACCAAAAATGCCATTAAAATCGGGCAGTACGTCAATGCGACGATTAAAGGTAAAACGATTAACAATGCGCTTTTAATACCTAACGAAGCCATTTATCAAGGCACTTATGTTTATGTGCTCCAAAAAGGTAATTTATTAAAGCGCGTTAATATTGACTACAACTGGCAGAACGAATCTGTCACTTTAGTGCAAAATGGCCTTAAACTTGGAGATACCTTAATCACAACCCCCCTTGGTCAGGTTAGTTCAGGTACACCTGTTACTTTAATTGGAGACGATAAAGGTCAAAAAAAAGGCGCAAGAAAACGTAACAGAAGAAAGAAGGAAACTGATGCCGATAATGGAGAAAACACATGA